AACAGACAACGCCACAAAAAGCAGCAGCATTTTTTTCTTTAGGCAGAGATAAAAGCATTCAGTGTTCTCCAGACAATGGTAAAAAAAGTTTATCACCGCAAAAGCTGCAAAAAAGCTTGCAGGCATGGACTCAACCAGGTGATTGTTGTAGTTTTAACACAAGCGATCGCCAGTTGCATGAAGAAATTTACGATTTATTGAGCAATGGTGCGCTCTTGCCGGAGTTAGTCGAACAAGTGATGGACTTGCTAAGACATGAGAAAACATTTCGCCCTGTAGAACTATTCCAGCGCCTAGAAGACTTTTATAGTCGCTGGTGTCGGGGGGAATTTATTGATGCTGTACCGCCTCATAACTTGCCCCAGCAAAAAATGGCCGCAATGCTAGGACAAAATATAGCGATCGGATTGAGACAAGTAGACATATATACAGGGCTGAACGTATTAATTTTACTACTAGAATTACACCGTTACGCACAACAACAAGAAAAATACCAGCCACAAATCACCTTTTATCCATCTACGAAACCAGATACAGATCATTTTTTCACCTCCCAACTTTTGCGAATTATTAACTACACTGATGCTATTGAAATCGGTAATTTTAGTAATATAGTCGGGGAATTTCTCAAAGGCTGTAACTTCAGGGGTGCATACCTTGGTGATGCCAACCTCACCGGCGTTAACTTCAGCGGTGCCGACCTCACTGGTGCATACCTTGGTGATGCTAACTTGACTGGTGCAAACTTTAGCAACGCTAACTTAACTGGTGCAAACTTTGGTGATGCCAACCTCAGCAGCGCCAACCTTAGCAATGCAGACCTCAGCAATGCCGACCTCAGTAGTGCTAACCTCAGCGGTGCAAACCTGAGTCACGCCAAACTTCACCGTACCGACCTCAGCAGTGCCGACCTGAGTAGCGCCAGCCTGGAAAACTCCGATTTTAGTTATGCCAACCTCACCAGCGCCAACCTCAAAGATAGCAACCTCAGCCGCGCCAACCTCAGCAACGCCATCCTCTTCGGTGCAACCCTCAGCGATGCCAACCTCAGTCACATCAACCTCAGTCATGCCGACCTTTGCCGCGCCGACCTCAGTGGTGCTAACCTCAAGCGGGCCATTCTCAACGGCACCAACCTCAGCGACAGCATTCTCTTTAGTACTAACTTGAGTGATGCCATTCTCATGGCCGCAGACCTCAGCTACGCCAAACTCAATGGTGCCAAACTCAACTACGCCAAACTCAGCGGTGCCATGTTCTTAGGCGCTGACCTCAGCGGTGTAGACCTAACTGGCGTCATACTCAACGATGCTGATCTTAGCGGCGTAATACTCAACGATGCCAACCTCAAAGGGGCCGACCTCAGCGACGCCATACTCTTCGGTACCGACCTCAGCTACTCAAACCTCAGCAGTGCCAACCTGAGTGGTAGCAACCTCACTGGTGCAATTCTCAATGGTGCGGATCTCAGCGAAGCTAACTTGAGTTATGCCATACTCGGCGGTGCGGATCTTAGCGAAGCCAACCTAGAACAGACGACCTGGGGTGAAAAACAGCAGTGGGAAGATGTACGCGGACTAGAGACAGCGGTGAATGTGCCGGAAGCCTTGAGGCAGCAGTTGGGGTTGAGTTGAATGGGGGGATGGGGACTGGGGACTGGGGACTGGGGACTGGGGACTGGGGAGGAGTTTTCCCAATTACCAATTACCAATTCCCAATTACCAATTCCCCATTCCCCATTACCCATTACCAATTCCCCATTCCCAAAATTTAACGCTATGCTCAAAATTAACAGTAATTGTACGAGTGTCAGCGAATGCACAAACGCTTATCAGAAATCTCGAACCTGTTAATTACTCCTTTGAAAACAGTTCTCTCAACAGAGAAGGTAGAGAAAGTAGCCGAGTTAGGCAACGCTTTTGCAGAATTAGCCAAAACCTTGCAAGAACAAGGCAAAAATATCAGCTTTTTGAAGCCTCTGATAGAACAATCAGGTTCACTGTTAGGTGTGTTGTGTTCGCCAGAGGTGCAGGTTATCAGTGCAGGATTGCCTTTTGTACCGTTTGCGATCGCACTCCTCAAATACTACCGCGAAAAGCATCAAACTGAACCAACTTTAGAAGTCTGCGTAGCTATCATCGCTCAAGCAGCTTACTTGGAAAGTTGCCAAGAAATTTTATCTTTATACTCATTCATCAACTGGAATAATAATGCTGATATTACTCAAGCACTCAATAAACTGAATGATGTTGAATTAGATTATCAAGCCGCCAGCAATGTTATAGCCTGTTTTCATAAATCAGAATTAGCAAAAGCATTTAATACAGTTTTATCAGCACGATTGGAAGCAGCAAAAATTCCCAGTGCTGTTATTGATATTTTGACGCAAAGAATAGCTTGGAATACCCACCGCTATATTCTTAAAGCTTGGATAGAATCAGGTAATGCTTTCCCCCAAGTGATTCAGCCTTCTTTTGGAGAATGGCAGCAAGAACAGCAAAAATTTAATAGTATTGATGATTATCTCACAAATCATATTGCTAAGAAACCTCTTGATCAGGTTTTTGATGAAAGCTTCTCATTTAAAGATATTTATGTACCACTCAAAGCTAGAAAGGTTGATAAAAACGGTAAGTTAGATACTCAATCAACACCGTTTATTTTAGAGAATTGGGCTAAAAAGATTCTCTTGGATAACAACCCCGACACACAACGCCAAGTGATATTTATTCAAGGAGGCCCAGGTAGAGGTAAAAGTGTCTTTTGTCGCATGTTCGCTGATTGGGTAAGACAATATTTACATCCTTGGTGGACACCAATTTTAATTCGTTTGCGGGATATTCAAGAATTTCAGCCTAGTTTAGCAGAAACTTTACGTTCAAGAGTAAAAGCAGATTTTGCAGAAAGTGATGATGGATGGCTGACCGATGTTAACACAAGATTTCTGTTTATTTTAGATGGCTTTGATGAATTGCGAATCGAACGCAGCAATAACCAAAGTATAGAAAGATTTCTACGACAAGTAGGCAGTTTTCAAAATGATGCTCAAGAAAGTGCAGCAATGCAACATCGAGTCTTAATTACAGGTAGACAGATGGCTTTACATGGCATTGACCGCCTACCAGAAAATCTAGAACGGGTGGAAATTGCCGAAATGGATGCCGAATTGCAAAATCAATGGTTTGCTAAATGGTATCAGCAATTTTCTACAAATAAAACAACAGGATTTAAAGAGTTCTTGCAAAAAAATAAATCTTGTCCAGAGCAAGTCAAGGAGTTAGCAAAAGAACCTCTCTTGCTGTATATGTTGACAGCAATGCACCGAGATGACAAGTTAGATATTAGCAAGTTGGAACAAGCTACAGGCACAGACGCTAAAATCTTAGTTTATGAACAAGCATTAGATTGGGTGTTGACTAAACAGCGTTCTGATCCTCGACATCGGAATTTAAATGAAGAACTTACCAGACAAAACTCTGATACATTACGGCGAATCTTAGCAGAAGCAGCGGTTTGCGTAGTGCAATCAGGCGGCGAAAGTGCTTCTATGCAGATGATCAAAGCACGTTTAGACCAAGATGATGCAGCAAAAGAATTTATTGCCGAAGCTGAGAAAGAATTAGGTGAAACAGCACTGAAAACAGCATTGGCTGCTTTTTATCTCAAATCTAATGATAGTGGTGGCGTGGAGTTTTTTCACAAGAGTTTTTGCGAATTTCTCTGTGCTGAACGAATTAAACAAAGTTTGGAGGAGTGGACGGAACCAGGTAAAAGAGGTAAAGCTTTTAATGTTGATGACGATAAACTACATTGGGAGATTTACGATTTATTTGGATATGGTGGGCTGACATGGGAAATTCTTGAATATCTGATGAGTTTGTTAGTTAAAAGTAATGAATTTCGACCAGTGGAGTTATTTAAGCGTCTAGAAAATTTTTATGTTTGTTGGTGCGATGGAGAATTTATCGATGCACCGCCGGAAAACTTTCCCCAGAAAAAGATGCGGTTGTTGCAAGAGAAAGGAATTAAGCGGGGTCAGCGTCAGGTAGATATTTATGCTGGGTTGAATGTGATGATTTTGCTTTTGGAGTTACACCGCTATGGTCAAGAGCAAAGTGATGAGATTAAAAAACAAATGACCTTCTATCCATCTGGTCAACCAGAAGGAAATTGGCGGACTGTCCAACTACTTCCCATCATTCACTACAGTGATTGCATTCAACTGGAAACTTTTAATAATGTAGTTGGGCAATTCCTCAGTGGTGCAAAACTTAGCCGTGCATACCTCACTGGCGCAGATCTCAGGTACGCAGACCTTAGCGGCGCAGACCTCAGCTACGCAGACCTCAGTGGCGCATACCTTAGTGAGGCAGACTTCAACGGGGCAAACCTCAGTGGCGCATACCTCAACGTGGCAGACCTCAGCAGCGCAGACCTCAGCAGCGCAAACCTCAGCAGCGCAAAACTCAGCTACGCAGACCTCCGCAGCGCAAACCTTAATGAGGTAGACCTCAGCGGTGCAGACCTTAGTGGTGCAAACCTTAGCGGTGCAGACCTTAGCGGTGCAGACCTTAGCGGTGCAGACCTCACTGGTGTAGACCTTAGCGGTGCATACCTCAGCGGCACAAACTTTAACCGCGCAAACTTCAGCCGCGCAAACCTCAGCGATGCAAATGCCAGTGACGCAAACCTCAACAGCACAGACCTCAGCGATGGATTTTTTGGAGATATCCAATGGGATGAATATACAAACTGGGAGAATGTGCAAGGGCTGGATACAGCAACGAATGTGCCAGAAGCGTTAAAGCAACAGTTGGGGTTGAGTTGAGAGAGGGAGCGGGGGAGCTTTCAAAGCAGGGGAGCGGGGGAGAATAATTTATACTGTAATTTGGGTAATTGGTTTTAAGGCGGGGTTCCAATTTTCAGTGATGAGTATCAAAGACTCGTTCACGAGTATCAAAGACTCGTCCACGAGTATCAAAGACTCGTTCACGAGTATCAAAGACTCGTCCACGAGTATCAAAGACTCACGCGCGAATATCAAAGACTCGTCCACGAGTATTAAAGACTCACGCGCGAATATCAAAGACTCGTCCACGAGTATTAAAGACTCATGCGCGAATATCAAAGACTCTCGCGTGAATATCAAAGACTCTCGCATGAATATCAAAGACTCTCGTGCGAATATCAAAGACTCTCGCGCGAATATCAAAGACTCTCGCGCGAATTAAAGCTTGGTGCAAGATACTGTGGCGATTAGAAATCGCGTCTATACAAACAAAGTCCGCCTACGCGGAAAGCGTGCAAATAGAGGATTTCAACCCGCGCAGGCGGGTTTTGCCTGTGTAGCCGCGACTTCCAGTCGCTATATTATATGCCGATGCGTTACGGCGTTAAGGCTAACGCACCCTACAGTAGATTTATTTAAAAAACAATTCTCGAATGCCGGTGCTGCCAATTTCCACTGCTAGGGCTGCTAAGATAAAACCCAAAAGCTGAGTTACAATCACCTCACCTTCTGCACCAATCCAATTTTGGATATAATTTGCCAAACGCAAAATTAACCAAGAGGCAAACATTGCCCCTACAATACCCAGTACTACACCAAGATGGGGATTTTGCGATTTTGACATTAATAGCATCACCGTTGTCAGGGTACCCGGCCCTGCTAGCAACGGCAAAGCCAACGGCGTAATTGCCACATCGCGTCCTTCCTCAATAATCGGTGTATCTAATTGTCCGCGCAGCATTTGTAAAGAAATTAGCAGCAATAACAATCCGCCAGCTATCCGTAAAGATGCCATACTGATTTCTAAATAATTTAAGATTATTTGACCAGTAAAAGCAAATAGTAGTAAGACTGCGATCGCTACGATAATAGCTTTATCTATGACTTTGTTTCTTTCCTCTGGCATCATGCCTTTAGTCAAAATCAAAACTATGGGTATATTACCTACAGCATCCGCTAGCACAAATACTGCAATAAAGGTTTGAATGAGAATGGAGGTATCCACAAGGCAAAACAGTTAAGTAAATTTATTAAGGTTTCATAACAACCTAACCAGACTCTTGTTAACTTTTCCACAACCCGTAGGAAGATTGAGTTGGGAGATGGGAGATGGGGAGATGGGGAGATGGGGAGATGGGGAGATGGGGAGCAGGGGAGATGGGGAGCAGGGGAGATGGGGAGCAGGGGAGATGGGGAGATGAGGAGCAAGGTAAGAATAACAACTGACAACTGACAACTGACAACTAACTCCGCTCCTCAGCACTATTTTGGGTATATTTGAAAATCTACCTCGCAAAAATCTACTGTTTTTTGTTGAATCTATGAAGTCTTATTTAGCAGCCGCTATTCAAATGACCAGTGTGCCCGACCTGCATGAAAATTTGGCACAAGCAGAAGAATTAATTGATCTTGCTGTGCGTCAAGGTGCTGAATTGGTGGGTTTACCGGAAAACTTTTCTTTTATGGGAGAAGAAAAAGATAAACTAAGTCAGGCACAAGCGATCGCCAGTGAATCTGAAACATTTCTCAAAAAAATGGCCCAGCGCTTCCAAGTTACTATCCTGGGCGGCAGTTTCCCACTTCCAGTAGAAAATACAGGTAAAGCTTATAACACTACAATACTCATCAACCCTAATGGTGAAGAACTCGCCCGCTACTATAAAGTACACCTGTTTGATGTGAATGTACCTGATGGCAATACATATCGAGAATCTAGTACTGTTGTAGCTGGTAAGGAATTACCCCCCGTTTATTTGTCAGAAAACTTCGGCAACATAGGGCTTTCTGTTTGCTATGATGTCCGCTTCCCCGAATTGTACCGCCATCTCGCACACAAAGGAACCGATATCATATTTGTGCCTGCTGCCTTCACTGCTTTTACTGGCAAAGACCACTGGCAAGTATTACTACAAGCAAGAGCCATTGAAAATACTGCCTATGTAATTGCTCCTGCTCAAACCGGCAACAATTACGGTCGCCGTCTCACCCACGGACACGCTGTAATTATTGACCCTTGGGGAGTAATTTTAGCCGATGCTGGTGAAAAACCAGGAATTGCGATCGCAGAAATCAACCCTTCGCGCCTAGAACAAGTTCGTCGTCAAATGCCTTCCTTGCAACATAGGGTATTTGGTTGAGTTAGTTGTTAGTTGTTAGTTGTCAGCGATGCACTGAGCGTGGTCGTTGTGTTGTCAGTTGTCAGTTGTCAGCGATGCACTGAGCGTGGTCGTTGTGTTGTCAATTGTTAGTTGTCAGTTGCTAGCAAGTAGGGGGCAGGAGTGAAGAATTATTTCCCCTGCTCCCCTGCTCCCCTGCCCCCCTGCTCCCCTGCACCCTCACTATCCCTTTTCCAATGTTTCCAATAAACTCTTCAACAGCAAATAGGACGAAGTAGCGCCTGGGTCTTGATGTCCTACACTCCGTTCCCCCAGGTAACTAGCTCGTCCTTTTTTTGCCAACATTGGGGTAGTATCCTGCAACCCTTGGTAAGCTGCTGCTACAGCCTGTTGCATTGCTTCTGGGGTATCCATATTTTCAGCTAACGCTTGCCCAAAAGCCACCACAGCAGGAGACAGCACATCAACCATTGTTTTGTCTCCTAATGTAGCTCTACCACGTTGCAGCACCCCATCTAAACCTGCTTGCAGCAATTCCCCCAACTCCTGTGCAGTCAGTTCGTGCTTACCAGTCGCTACTGTACTGGCTCTCAAAAATAGAGTGCCATACAAAGGGCCACTAGCACCGCCAACACTGGAAATCAGGGTCATGCTTACCGTTTTCAAAATACTACCAATATCCTGATCTGCAACAGTAGTTAATTGAGCGATCGCTTTTTTGAAACCACGATCCATATTAATACCGTGGTCAGCATCACCGATCGCTGCATCTAATTCTGTTAAGTATTCTTTATTAAGCTCTATTTCCGTTGCAAATGCCTGTAACCATTGCAAAACATGCTTTTTGTTTACCATCTTTGTCTTGATTAAACTAGCTTTTCCGTGATTACTCATATCGTAATCTTGCCAACGGTACCACCCACGAGGGGATGGGGAAAACATAGCTATTCTCGTTTGCATGACGATTGCATCCAGGATATATAGCAATAGCCAAGGTGGTTAGGACATCAACAGATGATAAAACCTAGACACAAAAAGGCTTTTCACCCAGT
Above is a window of Nostoc sp. UHCC 0702 DNA encoding:
- a CDS encoding MarC family protein, whose amino-acid sequence is MDTSILIQTFIAVFVLADAVGNIPIVLILTKGMMPEERNKVIDKAIIVAIAVLLLFAFTGQIILNYLEISMASLRIAGGLLLLLISLQMLRGQLDTPIIEEGRDVAITPLALPLLAGPGTLTTVMLLMSKSQNPHLGVVLGIVGAMFASWLILRLANYIQNWIGAEGEVIVTQLLGFILAALAVEIGSTGIRELFFK
- a CDS encoding carbon-nitrogen hydrolase family protein → MKSYLAAAIQMTSVPDLHENLAQAEELIDLAVRQGAELVGLPENFSFMGEEKDKLSQAQAIASESETFLKKMAQRFQVTILGGSFPLPVENTGKAYNTTILINPNGEELARYYKVHLFDVNVPDGNTYRESSTVVAGKELPPVYLSENFGNIGLSVCYDVRFPELYRHLAHKGTDIIFVPAAFTAFTGKDHWQVLLQARAIENTAYVIAPAQTGNNYGRRLTHGHAVIIDPWGVILADAGEKPGIAIAEINPSRLEQVRRQMPSLQHRVFG
- a CDS encoding pentapeptide repeat-containing protein, with protein sequence MHKRLSEISNLLITPLKTVLSTEKVEKVAELGNAFAELAKTLQEQGKNISFLKPLIEQSGSLLGVLCSPEVQVISAGLPFVPFAIALLKYYREKHQTEPTLEVCVAIIAQAAYLESCQEILSLYSFINWNNNADITQALNKLNDVELDYQAASNVIACFHKSELAKAFNTVLSARLEAAKIPSAVIDILTQRIAWNTHRYILKAWIESGNAFPQVIQPSFGEWQQEQQKFNSIDDYLTNHIAKKPLDQVFDESFSFKDIYVPLKARKVDKNGKLDTQSTPFILENWAKKILLDNNPDTQRQVIFIQGGPGRGKSVFCRMFADWVRQYLHPWWTPILIRLRDIQEFQPSLAETLRSRVKADFAESDDGWLTDVNTRFLFILDGFDELRIERSNNQSIERFLRQVGSFQNDAQESAAMQHRVLITGRQMALHGIDRLPENLERVEIAEMDAELQNQWFAKWYQQFSTNKTTGFKEFLQKNKSCPEQVKELAKEPLLLYMLTAMHRDDKLDISKLEQATGTDAKILVYEQALDWVLTKQRSDPRHRNLNEELTRQNSDTLRRILAEAAVCVVQSGGESASMQMIKARLDQDDAAKEFIAEAEKELGETALKTALAAFYLKSNDSGGVEFFHKSFCEFLCAERIKQSLEEWTEPGKRGKAFNVDDDKLHWEIYDLFGYGGLTWEILEYLMSLLVKSNEFRPVELFKRLENFYVCWCDGEFIDAPPENFPQKKMRLLQEKGIKRGQRQVDIYAGLNVMILLLELHRYGQEQSDEIKKQMTFYPSGQPEGNWRTVQLLPIIHYSDCIQLETFNNVVGQFLSGAKLSRAYLTGADLRYADLSGADLSYADLSGAYLSEADFNGANLSGAYLNVADLSSADLSSANLSSAKLSYADLRSANLNEVDLSGADLSGANLSGADLSGADLSGADLTGVDLSGAYLSGTNFNRANFSRANLSDANASDANLNSTDLSDGFFGDIQWDEYTNWENVQGLDTATNVPEALKQQLGLS
- a CDS encoding pentapeptide repeat-containing protein, giving the protein MSQLSQVWQRLKNYVTDGWLQDRQQTTPQKAAAFFSLGRDKSIQCSPDNGKKSLSPQKLQKSLQAWTQPGDCCSFNTSDRQLHEEIYDLLSNGALLPELVEQVMDLLRHEKTFRPVELFQRLEDFYSRWCRGEFIDAVPPHNLPQQKMAAMLGQNIAIGLRQVDIYTGLNVLILLLELHRYAQQQEKYQPQITFYPSTKPDTDHFFTSQLLRIINYTDAIEIGNFSNIVGEFLKGCNFRGAYLGDANLTGVNFSGADLTGAYLGDANLTGANFSNANLTGANFGDANLSSANLSNADLSNADLSSANLSGANLSHAKLHRTDLSSADLSSASLENSDFSYANLTSANLKDSNLSRANLSNAILFGATLSDANLSHINLSHADLCRADLSGANLKRAILNGTNLSDSILFSTNLSDAILMAADLSYAKLNGAKLNYAKLSGAMFLGADLSGVDLTGVILNDADLSGVILNDANLKGADLSDAILFGTDLSYSNLSSANLSGSNLTGAILNGADLSEANLSYAILGGADLSEANLEQTTWGEKQQWEDVRGLETAVNVPEALRQQLGLS
- the dhaL gene encoding dihydroxyacetone kinase subunit L → MVNKKHVLQWLQAFATEIELNKEYLTELDAAIGDADHGINMDRGFKKAIAQLTTVADQDIGSILKTVSMTLISSVGGASGPLYGTLFLRASTVATGKHELTAQELGELLQAGLDGVLQRGRATLGDKTMVDVLSPAVVAFGQALAENMDTPEAMQQAVAAAYQGLQDTTPMLAKKGRASYLGERSVGHQDPGATSSYLLLKSLLETLEKG